The genomic DNA TTGTTTGAAACTAAATACTTTATCTTGCCTGGAATTATTTTGAAATACCCGAAGACTTCCCCATCGATCTCTTCATTTTAATATGCGAATTAATCAAGGATGGTAGAAACCGACTTTCCTTGGCGATTTCTGGTATTTTTCATTTCCTGTATAGCGAGATACATACAAAGACAATCCCACGATGTTAATATACAAGATAGGCATATATTTTTTTAATGGTTGTATCACCAAGAGCAATGCTTGGAAACTAACAGTAATTATGGCAAATTTTCATCGGCAGGAAGGGAGGCGTTGGTTCAGCTACATTTATTTACCAGGTACATAACTTTCTCGTAGCCACCAGGGATAAAAGTGGCAGCAAGACTTTATTTTCGAGGGAGGAAATGCCATGGAGGAAAAAGTGTCCAAGGATAGAACAGATGATTCGATAGAGGCCCAGGATGGAAAAACCATGAAGAACAAACCAGGCATTAACAGAAGGGATTTCTTTAAAGTTACTGGTGTTACCGCTACAGTAGCAGGAGCTGCAAGTATGGGCGGAATCGGCTACCTTAGCGGCGCATCCCCCCTTACTAATACGGGATGGGAAACCGCCAAAATCGGAGAATACTTTGACCGCGGTCCCTTTGAGATTGACAAGCCAAAGTACAATCAGGTAGGTACTCCAAGAAGGCCCCATTATATGCTCAGCCGTTTAGCCAGGGTGCCGCATTTTGAAAGAGTTAACTGGAATGATCCTGCTACTATACCACCAGATATAGCCGCATGGTACCGGGAAAATCCCAAGGCCATGGAGATGGACCGGTTGTTGATCGAAAAGGTGCGGCCCGAAAGGAACAGGGTTGTGCAAGAGATCGGTAATAGATTCATTATTCATGGTGCGTTCTTTGGCGCTTATGGAACCACACACCCCCCTGCTGTAAATGGCAAACCAGAGGAGTTTGACTGGAGAGGCGTCAGGCAGCCTGCCTTTGAGATTAAAGACCCCGCCGAAATGTCGAAATTAATTAAAGAAGTAGGCAAATTATACGGATCATCTTTGGTGCGGATCGCAAAATTTAATCCCATCTGGACTTATGATAAAAGTACTGGCACTGGTGGTGGTACTGGTGCTGTTGATCCTAGAAGGGGTTATCGATTTGGAGAGGATATAGTAGCGCCTGAATGGTGGCAGTACGCTATTACCTTGGGCGTTCCCAACGAATGGGATTCTTCCCGCGGCAACCCAAATTTTGGCCACAGCTTTGATGCTTATAACGAAGTGTCTATTGCCGCAGCAAGGATGACCAGTTTTATTAAAGCTTTAGGTTATGCTGCCAGACCCCACAGCCCTAATACTGGTTATGAGGTAATTGTTCCGCCCATCCTGGTTGACGCAGGAGTAGGAGAACAGGGACGGACTGGTTTTGTGGTGACACCGGAATTCGGGACAAATTTCCGGCCGGCCGTTATTACTACAAACCTGCCATTAAAGCCGGATAAACCGATCGACATTGGTGTGCGAGAATTCTGCACCACCTGCAAGATCTGTGCTGAAACCTGTCCCGCTGAAGCCATTCCCTTTGATGGTCCTAAAGAAATCAGGGGCAGAGGTTTTGATGGTTGGCAGGTTGATATTGAAAGATGCCATAATATGTGGCAATCCATTCCAGGCACTCCCAGCTGCCGAATTTGCCTGATTACCTGCCCATTCAGCCGCAGGTCTAATTGGCTCCATACCACCGCAAGGGATATCGCGGTCAGGGATAGGACAGGAGCAGTTCACTCCGCATTGACCTGGATGGAAAAAACCTTTTACGGCCAGCATGACCCTAGCCACTATCTTGGGCCGGAATGGGGCAACTTCAGGAACCCACCCTGGTACTTTGATGTCGAACGTTTTCTTAATGTAAAGAAATCTTAAGGCAGGAGGTGATACAAATGGGTTTTTTATGGCTGTTAGTCGGAATATGCATTGCCCTGGCAGGTTATAGTTTAATAAAATACAATCAAACATTAACGGTGCCTCTTAAATGGTGGGATTGGCTGCTAATTGCTTTATGGGGTGCGCTCTTGATGTTTACCTTTGCTTTTGTTGGTACATCCTACGGCGAAGGGGAACCCAGGGCGGGCAATGTTGGCGGAGTAATCTTTGGAATAATTACCATAGTCTCAGGCGTAGGCTTAGGACGTTGGATATTCTACAAAAAGTCACCCAAGTCTATGGCTAAGAATATCTCTGCGTAGACGGAGAAGAAATGGTCGTTTTTTAGAGTCATGCCACGA from Syntrophomonadaceae bacterium includes the following:
- a CDS encoding reductive dehalogenase, whose translation is MEEKVSKDRTDDSIEAQDGKTMKNKPGINRRDFFKVTGVTATVAGAASMGGIGYLSGASPLTNTGWETAKIGEYFDRGPFEIDKPKYNQVGTPRRPHYMLSRLARVPHFERVNWNDPATIPPDIAAWYRENPKAMEMDRLLIEKVRPERNRVVQEIGNRFIIHGAFFGAYGTTHPPAVNGKPEEFDWRGVRQPAFEIKDPAEMSKLIKEVGKLYGSSLVRIAKFNPIWTYDKSTGTGGGTGAVDPRRGYRFGEDIVAPEWWQYAITLGVPNEWDSSRGNPNFGHSFDAYNEVSIAAARMTSFIKALGYAARPHSPNTGYEVIVPPILVDAGVGEQGRTGFVVTPEFGTNFRPAVITTNLPLKPDKPIDIGVREFCTTCKICAETCPAEAIPFDGPKEIRGRGFDGWQVDIERCHNMWQSIPGTPSCRICLITCPFSRRSNWLHTTARDIAVRDRTGAVHSALTWMEKTFYGQHDPSHYLGPEWGNFRNPPWYFDVERFLNVKKS
- a CDS encoding dehalogenase; translated protein: MGFLWLLVGICIALAGYSLIKYNQTLTVPLKWWDWLLIALWGALLMFTFAFVGTSYGEGEPRAGNVGGVIFGIITIVSGVGLGRWIFYKKSPKSMAKNISA